Proteins co-encoded in one uncultured Draconibacterium sp. genomic window:
- the rpmG gene encoding 50S ribosomal protein L33 yields MAKKGNRVQVILECTEHKDSGVPGTSRYITTKNRKNTTDRMELKKYNPILKKVTVHKEIK; encoded by the coding sequence ATGGCAAAAAAAGGTAACAGAGTGCAGGTAATATTAGAATGCACAGAGCATAAAGATAGTGGTGTGCCAGGTACTTCAAGGTATATTACTACAAAAAACAGAAAGAATACTACGGATCGTATGGAATTGAAAAAATACAATCCTATTCTTAAGAAAGTAACAGTACATAAAGAAATTAAATAA
- the rpmB gene encoding 50S ribosomal protein L28, giving the protein MSRVCQITGKRAMVGNNVSHSKRRTKRKFDINLFKKKFYMPHEDRWVQLTVSAAGMRTINKKGIKSALAEAQEKGFIDKF; this is encoded by the coding sequence ATGTCACGAGTTTGTCAAATAACAGGTAAAAGAGCAATGGTGGGTAACAATGTTTCTCACTCGAAGAGAAGAACCAAAAGAAAGTTCGATATAAACCTGTTTAAAAAGAAATTTTATATGCCCCACGAAGATCGTTGGGTGCAACTAACAGTATCTGCTGCCGGTATGCGTACCATTAATAAAAAAGGCATTAAGTCTGCTTTAGCCGAGGCACAGGAAAAAGGTTTTATTGATAAATTTTAA